Proteins from a single region of Coregonus clupeaformis isolate EN_2021a chromosome 35, ASM2061545v1, whole genome shotgun sequence:
- the cavin2b gene encoding caveolae-associated protein 2b translates to MCEDAVQAERNSMVSSTHESQDLMVPSPDQPSPNHSLSQLGIGAQSADSESGAPGGTTTKEGPPSPTLTPGTGPVNAITVLTLLDKLVNMLDTVQENQHKMEVRQVEMEGAVMGIQADMTKLSKSHTHTANTVSKLLDKSRKVSVTMKEVRDRMERQAGQVKKLEANHSHLLKRDNFKVLIFQEENEIPTSVFVKDPVPFPREAEEGEEPTAVIDANRSTEEGLHTIDLSSDEDVGLEADLDEVGDGVYELAGEHTDKSRADKFKRSSLKKVDSLKRAFSKANIEKKMNKIVSQEKREKMKKSLTPNHPKSSSFKVSPLTFSIKKNRKSEGQPEAEAEVEASSQTGVSPTAVASIEISPLASPDEEVLFTEVHSQLAPGLEESKAEADALETEEVAVSEVPESDEIPESNVFSDSKPFVESDVPEADVDLSVMTEGVSEEYALSATLPQDAFHSTSPFDEEDREDKVQREKE, encoded by the exons ATGTGTGAGGACGCAGTCCAAGCAGAGAGGAACAGCATGGTGAGCAGCACCCACGAGAGCCAGGACCTGATGGTCCCCAGCCCCGACCAACCCTCCCCCAATCACAGCCTCTCCCAGCTGGGCATAGGAGCTCAAAGCGCAGACTCCGAATCCGGAGCTCCTGGAGGAACCACCACCAAGGAGGGGCCACCAAGCCCAACACTGACCCCAGGGACGGGCCCGGTTAACGCCATCACGGTGCTGACCCTCCTGGACAAACTGGTCAACATGCTGGACACGGTGCAGGAGAACCAGCACAAGATGGAGGTGCGtcaggtggagatggagggagcggTGATGGGGATCCAGGCAGACATGACCAAGCTGTCcaagagccacacacacaccgccAACACCGTCAGCAAGCTGCTGGACAAGAGCCGCAAGGTGTCCGTCACCATGAAGGAG GTGCGTGACAGGATGGAGCGTCAGGCTGGACAGGTTAAGAAGCTGGAGGCAAACCACTCCCACCTGCTCAAGAGGGATAACTTCAAAGTGCTCATATTCCAg gaggaGAATGAAATCCCAACCAGTGTGTTTGTCAAGGATCCTGTTCCTTTCCCCCGTGAagctgaggagggggaggagccCACCGCCGTCATCGACGCCAACCGCTCCACGGAGGAGGGGCTTCACACCATCGACCTATCCTCGGACGAGGACGTAGGGCTGGAGGCGGACCTGGACGAGGTGGGAGATGGCGTATACGAGCTGGCCGGAGAGCACACAGACAAATCCCGCGCGGATAAGTTCAAACGCTCCAGTCTAAAGAAG GTGGACAGTCTGAAGAGGGCCTTCTCCAAAGCGAATATTGAGAAGAAGATGAACAAGATTGTGTCTCAGGAGAAACGAGAGAAGATGAAGAAGAGCCTGACACCCAACCACCCAAAGAGCTCCTCCTTCAAAGTGTCCCCTCTCACCTTCAGCATCAAGAag AATCGTAAGTCTGAGGGCCAACCTGAAGCTGAAGCCGAGGTGGAGGCCTCATCCCAGACCGGGGTCTCGCCTACCGCCGTGGCCTCTATCGAGATCTCCCCGCTGGCCAGCCCTGACGAGGAGGTCCTCTTCACCGAGGTGCACTCCCAACTGGCTCCGGGGCTGGAGGAGTCCAAGGCTGAGGCTGATGCTTTGGAGACGGAAGAGGTGGCCGTCAGTGAAGTTCCAGAATCTGACGAAATTCCAGAATCCAACGTTTTCTCTGATTCCAAACCGTTCGTAGAATCCGACGTTCCTGAGGCGGATGTGGATCTGTCGGTTATGACGGAGGGAGTGAGCGAGGAGTACGCTCTCTCTGCCACGCTCCCACAGGATGCCTTCCACTCTACCTCGCCCTTCGatgaggaagacagggaggacaAAGTGCAGAGGGAGAAAGAgtag